One segment of Streptomyces bathyalis DNA contains the following:
- a CDS encoding ABC transporter ATP-binding protein, with protein MIQAIGLTSLPRRHQLKPAVDDLTFEARPGRVTVLLGPEGSGKTTALRLMLQLETGRGTALFRGRAVHRIQHLAREVGVLLGEVNGHPGRTARGHLRMLSAAAGVPHTRADEVLDVVGLSGLADQRMSTYSRGMDRRLGMACALLGDPHTLVLDEPAQGLSPRETAWLYSLLRGYASQGGAVLTTSHTSDEAAELGDRIVSIDSGRLVADQQVADFVRTRLRPRVAVRTPHADRLVAVLNVEGRKAGKDRANGPIKVVREGGTRISVYGSSCAEVGEHAHRHGILVHQLTDEHGATGDAHAPGPLDRADGRRSTPKSAMPDPQPVTTSSAAHGTRAVPGAPPRSGSGTEPALTLGDLDGLDGLDDLDDELAEAAADSPVSPDPARSSAPDSRSAAGSSEPKTSSVPADPHTAASEMPADVDSDHRSESTSEPQAEPPSEHESVLVTTSAASLTRFAYGSTTSARAVAANSPAGMIESDSAGSASSQEAAAAKTTDAEGAIGPDAGTVPAPDVEAASAATSAEAPTLQLSDGPLVDPSTDAATVPGSGSAPDSGEAASPTRPVLMKPLADPDAPRQPKSPWTPKSPPARASAELPPQLHAVARPGPAAPLRYELCRLASVRSTWIAVAVTVVVALCVSLVMARTGLGLPSAADNSLTTAVRLLTGWPSGDVYVLPPVAVAAGLLGAFAFGEEFRYPALAPARAPVQRRVSLLSAKLAVSATLAVLLGVTVAAVNAAAVTLVFGSGALSLPSDVTSASDGPWQLHVASVFAFAVGCAWAGVLAAGIFRSGVIGTAVVVAVPLLLAPVVRTLLGDARHTTEGLPGRLEATLLMPWPPGTERWVAALVELASQPVGFALALTLAALLAALLAGYLVTTLNSRAE; from the coding sequence ATGATCCAGGCAATCGGGCTCACCAGCCTGCCTCGCCGCCACCAACTCAAGCCCGCTGTCGACGACCTCACCTTCGAGGCGCGTCCCGGCCGCGTCACCGTGCTCCTCGGACCGGAAGGCTCGGGCAAGACAACTGCCCTGCGCCTCATGCTCCAGCTGGAGACGGGACGCGGGACGGCCCTGTTCCGTGGACGAGCCGTCCACCGCATCCAGCACCTGGCGCGCGAAGTCGGTGTGCTGCTCGGCGAAGTGAACGGTCATCCAGGGCGAACGGCCAGAGGGCATCTGCGCATGCTCTCCGCCGCCGCCGGTGTTCCTCACACCAGAGCCGACGAAGTCCTCGACGTGGTCGGCCTCAGCGGTCTCGCAGACCAGCGGATGAGCACCTACTCCCGTGGCATGGACCGACGCCTCGGCATGGCCTGCGCCTTGCTGGGGGACCCGCACACGCTGGTCCTCGACGAGCCGGCCCAGGGGCTGTCCCCACGTGAGACCGCCTGGTTGTACTCGCTGCTGCGCGGCTACGCGAGTCAGGGCGGCGCCGTTCTGACAACGTCGCACACGTCCGATGAGGCGGCCGAACTCGGCGACCGCATCGTCAGTATCGACTCGGGCCGCCTTGTCGCCGACCAGCAAGTCGCCGACTTCGTGCGTACCCGCTTGCGTCCCCGCGTCGCCGTCCGTACGCCGCATGCCGACCGCCTCGTCGCCGTTCTCAATGTGGAGGGACGAAAGGCGGGGAAGGACCGCGCCAACGGTCCCATCAAGGTCGTCCGTGAAGGCGGCACCAGGATCTCGGTGTACGGCAGCAGCTGCGCGGAGGTCGGGGAGCACGCCCACCGGCACGGCATTCTCGTCCACCAACTCACCGATGAGCACGGCGCTACCGGAGACGCGCACGCCCCTGGCCCGCTCGACCGCGCCGACGGCCGCCGCTCGACGCCCAAGAGCGCGATGCCGGATCCGCAGCCGGTCACGACGAGTTCGGCGGCGCACGGGACGCGAGCTGTGCCCGGCGCACCACCCAGGAGCGGCTCCGGGACGGAACCGGCATTGACGCTCGGGGACCTTGACGGCCTTGACGGCCTCGACGACCTCGACGACGAGCTGGCCGAGGCCGCCGCCGATTCCCCTGTTTCCCCCGACCCCGCGCGCAGCAGCGCCCCGGACAGCCGTTCCGCTGCCGGGAGTTCGGAGCCGAAGACATCGTCCGTACCGGCGGACCCGCACACCGCTGCCTCCGAGATGCCCGCCGACGTTGACTCCGACCACCGATCCGAGTCAACGTCCGAACCCCAGGCGGAGCCCCCGTCCGAGCACGAGTCCGTGCTCGTCACGACATCGGCTGCCTCCCTGACACGCTTCGCGTACGGGTCCACGACTTCGGCCCGGGCGGTCGCCGCCAACTCCCCGGCCGGGATGATCGAATCGGACTCCGCAGGGTCCGCGTCGTCACAGGAAGCGGCAGCCGCAAAGACGACGGACGCCGAGGGCGCAATCGGGCCCGACGCCGGGACCGTCCCCGCACCGGATGTTGAAGCCGCCTCCGCCGCAACTTCCGCGGAGGCGCCCACACTCCAGCTCAGCGACGGTCCTCTCGTCGACCCGTCCACCGATGCCGCCACGGTGCCCGGCTCCGGCTCCGCTCCGGACTCCGGCGAGGCTGCTTCCCCGACCCGCCCTGTCCTGATGAAGCCCCTGGCCGACCCGGACGCCCCCCGCCAGCCCAAGTCCCCTTGGACCCCGAAGAGTCCTCCCGCGCGTGCGTCCGCCGAACTCCCGCCGCAGCTGCATGCCGTCGCCCGTCCGGGACCGGCCGCGCCCCTGCGCTACGAGTTGTGCCGCCTCGCCAGCGTCCGCAGCACCTGGATCGCCGTGGCGGTCACCGTGGTCGTGGCCCTCTGCGTCTCGCTCGTCATGGCACGCACCGGCCTGGGGCTTCCCTCCGCAGCGGACAACTCCCTGACAACGGCGGTGCGTCTCCTGACGGGCTGGCCTTCGGGCGACGTCTACGTCCTGCCTCCCGTCGCGGTGGCCGCGGGCCTGCTGGGAGCCTTCGCGTTCGGTGAGGAGTTCCGCTATCCCGCGCTCGCACCCGCCCGTGCCCCTGTACAGCGCCGGGTGAGCCTTCTCTCGGCCAAGCTGGCCGTGTCCGCGACCCTGGCGGTGCTGCTCGGCGTCACGGTCGCGGCCGTCAACGCAGCTGCCGTGACGCTGGTCTTCGGTTCCGGCGCCCTCTCCCTGCCCTCCGACGTCACCTCGGCCTCCGACGGCCCGTGGCAGCTGCATGTCGCATCCGTGTTCGCCTTCGCCGTCGGCTGTGCCTGGGCGGGAGTTCTTGCTGCAGGAATCTTCAGATCGGGCGTGATCGGCACGGCTGTGGTGGTGGCGGTTCCCCTGCTGCTCGCGCCGGTCGTACGGACGTTGCTCGGCGATGCCCGGCACACCACCGAGGGGCTCCCTGGTCGCCTGGAAGCGACCCTGCTGATGCCCTGGCCGCCGGGAACCGAACGCTGGGTGGCCGCGCTGGTCGAGCTGGCGTCACAACCCGTGGGCTTCGCACTGGCGTTGACACTGGCGGCGCTGCTGGCGGCGCTGCTGGCCGGGTACCTCGTCACCACCCTGAACAGCAGAGCGGAGTAG
- a CDS encoding DUF4192 domain-containing protein, with amino-acid sequence MTQRDNPHRGHSEEESNRESDCTVHAPLHASAEAKSEIALRSPAELADALPYLLGFYPDDSIVVIALHGPRGRFGGRIRIGIPSDRDEWPAVAQQVAACLESEVKSRDRRPEGAIVFLCQDTGPGQKREEIMEGLQPLAQVLRTACGAREIPVFEALCLSDGFHRSYCCPDSDCCPPGGRPKDEAGTSAMAAAAAFAGIQVRGSLREMERRLTAIGADVAQAQEQALDSASSALVPRMLDPDECAAVRAETLRLAWSLIIRFGDALPDEGDNALADAHDDELLGHDDAAAMIIGLQDRRTRDRAAEWMEGPDCGPAVRLWRALARRCVGSYDEHAAAPLTLAGWVSWSAGDGPSARVALDRALRSDPDYVFAKLLHRAFNDGVDPEPLRRCMRKERALRQAQEKQGPAGPGTCAVP; translated from the coding sequence ATGACACAGCGAGACAACCCGCACCGCGGTCACAGCGAAGAAGAGAGCAACCGCGAGAGCGACTGCACCGTGCATGCCCCGCTCCATGCGTCGGCAGAGGCGAAGAGCGAGATCGCGTTGCGCAGCCCCGCCGAGCTTGCCGACGCGCTGCCCTACCTGCTCGGCTTCTATCCCGACGACTCCATCGTCGTCATCGCCCTGCACGGTCCTCGGGGGCGCTTCGGCGGCCGGATCAGGATCGGCATCCCCTCCGACCGGGACGAATGGCCCGCCGTCGCCCAACAGGTGGCCGCATGTCTGGAGAGCGAGGTGAAATCCCGCGACCGGAGGCCCGAGGGGGCCATCGTCTTCCTCTGCCAGGACACCGGCCCCGGCCAGAAGAGGGAGGAGATCATGGAGGGGCTGCAGCCGCTGGCCCAGGTGCTTCGTACCGCATGCGGAGCCCGGGAGATCCCGGTCTTCGAGGCGTTGTGCCTGTCCGACGGCTTCCACCGGTCGTACTGCTGTCCGGACTCCGATTGCTGTCCGCCCGGGGGGCGCCCCAAGGACGAGGCCGGCACTTCGGCGATGGCCGCCGCAGCCGCGTTCGCGGGAATCCAGGTGCGCGGCTCCCTCCGGGAGATGGAGCGAAGGCTCACAGCGATCGGCGCCGACGTGGCTCAGGCTCAGGAACAGGCCCTCGATTCCGCGAGCTCGGCCCTCGTCCCCCGCATGCTGGACCCCGACGAGTGCGCGGCTGTGAGGGCCGAGACTCTCCGGCTGGCCTGGTCCCTGATCATCCGGTTCGGAGATGCCCTCCCGGATGAAGGCGACAACGCCCTTGCGGATGCCCACGACGACGAACTGCTCGGCCATGACGACGCGGCGGCGATGATCATCGGGCTCCAGGACCGAAGGACGCGGGACCGGGCGGCGGAGTGGATGGAAGGCCCTGACTGCGGTCCCGCGGTACGGCTCTGGCGGGCTCTGGCCCGACGCTGCGTCGGGTCGTACGACGAGCACGCGGCAGCTCCCTTGACGCTCGCTGGATGGGTCTCCTGGTCGGCAGGCGACGGACCGTCAGCCAGGGTCGCCCTCGACCGTGCCCTTCGCAGCGACCCGGACTACGTCTTCGCCAAGCTGCTCCACCGGGCCTTCAACGACGGCGTGGATCCGGAGCCCTTGCGTCGCTGCATGCGCAAGGAGCGGGCGTTGCGCCAAGCGCAGGAAAAGCAGGGCCCAGCAGGCCCGGGGACCTGCGCCGTGCCGTGA
- a CDS encoding NUDIX hydrolase translates to MPYDPSAFPPFAVTVDLVVLTVRRHALCALAVRRGEAPYEGKWALPGGFVRADEDLASAAARELAEETGLRAHDADSPGAHLEQLATYGDPDRDPRMRVVSVAHLVLAPDLPSPTPGGDARGARWAPVDDLLGFGAGAGVGDGSLRHADGGEKALAFDHERILAAGVERARSKIEYSSLATAFCPPEFTVGELRRVYEAVWGVALDPRNFHRKVTGTPGFLVPSGGTTTRQGGRPAQLFRAGGATLLNPPMLRPEV, encoded by the coding sequence ATGCCCTACGACCCGTCGGCCTTCCCTCCCTTCGCCGTCACCGTCGACCTCGTGGTGCTCACGGTGCGCAGACACGCGCTCTGCGCGCTGGCGGTACGCCGGGGCGAGGCGCCGTACGAGGGGAAGTGGGCACTTCCCGGGGGCTTCGTGCGCGCCGACGAGGATCTCGCCTCGGCGGCGGCACGCGAACTCGCGGAGGAGACCGGGCTGCGGGCGCATGACGCGGACAGCCCCGGTGCGCACCTCGAGCAACTCGCGACCTACGGCGACCCCGACAGGGATCCGCGGATGCGGGTGGTCAGCGTCGCCCACCTCGTGCTCGCGCCGGACCTGCCATCGCCCACGCCAGGAGGGGACGCGCGCGGAGCCCGCTGGGCTCCGGTCGATGATCTGCTCGGCTTCGGTGCCGGCGCCGGTGTCGGCGACGGTTCCCTCCGGCATGCGGATGGAGGGGAGAAGGCTCTCGCCTTCGATCACGAACGGATCCTGGCAGCAGGGGTGGAACGGGCCCGGTCGAAGATCGAGTATTCCTCGCTCGCCACCGCCTTCTGCCCACCGGAGTTCACGGTCGGCGAGCTGCGCAGGGTCTACGAGGCGGTCTGGGGCGTTGCGCTCGACCCGCGCAACTTCCACCGCAAGGTGACAGGGACACCCGGCTTCCTGGTCCCGAGCGGAGGAACTACCACACGTCAGGGCGGCCGTCCCGCGCAGCTGTTCCGCGCGGGTGGTGCGACGTTGCTCAATCCGCCCATGCTGCGCCCCGAGGTCTGA
- a CDS encoding RecQ family ATP-dependent DNA helicase, with product MNDTELRLKADAVLARLVGDASGEARLRDDQWRAIEALVAERRRALVVQRTGWGKSAVYFVATALLRAAGEGPTVIVSPLLALMRNQVAAAEGAGIRASTINSANTQEWEAIQAEITEGNVDVLLVSPERLNNPDFRDQVLPELTAATGLLVVDEAHCISDWGHDFRPDYRRLRTMLAELPAGVPVLATTATANARVTADVAEQLGTHAPADGSGTDTQAEGALVLRGPLERESLSLGVLRLPDAANRMAWLSDHLEKLPGSGIIYTLTVAAAEEVTAFLRGQGHTVAAYTGRSENSEREAAEADLLANRVKALVATSALGMGFDKPDLGFVVHLGSPSSPIAYYQQVGRAGRGVEHAEVLLLPGREDEAIWRYFASLAFPGEDQVRRTLEVLGAADRPLSLPALEPQVELRRSRLETMLKVLDVDGAVRRVRGGWTATGQAWEYDAERYAWVARQRETEQEAMREYAATKECRMEFLRRQLDDEEAAACGRCDNCSGPRFTADVSAVTLEAARGELARPGVEVEPRKMWPTGLPAIGIDLKGRIPAGEQAATGRALGRLSDIGWGNRLRPLFTQGAEDAPVPDDVVAAAVDVLADWAKVPGGWGTGAPDAPSRPVGVVTVDSRTRPQLVRSLGDRISEIGRMPLLGTVTYAEGAPHGGLARSNGAQRLRALHGALTLPEPLAAAVAKANGPVLLVDDFTDTGWTLAVAARLLLRAGAQGVLPLVLAVQG from the coding sequence ATGAATGACACGGAGCTGCGCCTCAAGGCCGATGCTGTTCTCGCCCGCCTCGTCGGTGACGCCTCGGGCGAGGCCCGGCTGCGCGACGACCAGTGGCGGGCGATTGAGGCCCTGGTCGCGGAGCGGCGGCGGGCTCTCGTCGTCCAGCGCACGGGCTGGGGGAAATCGGCGGTCTACTTCGTCGCGACAGCGCTGCTGCGGGCCGCCGGTGAAGGGCCCACCGTCATCGTTTCTCCCCTTCTGGCGCTGATGCGGAATCAGGTGGCGGCCGCGGAGGGGGCCGGCATCCGCGCGAGCACCATCAACTCCGCGAACACGCAGGAGTGGGAAGCGATCCAGGCCGAGATCACCGAAGGCAATGTGGATGTGCTGCTGGTGAGTCCGGAGCGGCTGAACAATCCCGATTTCCGGGATCAGGTCCTGCCCGAACTGACCGCGGCCACGGGCCTGCTCGTGGTGGACGAGGCGCACTGCATCTCGGACTGGGGTCACGATTTCCGGCCTGACTACCGCCGGCTGCGCACCATGCTCGCCGAGCTGCCAGCTGGCGTGCCCGTGCTGGCCACCACCGCCACGGCCAACGCCAGGGTGACGGCAGACGTGGCCGAGCAGCTCGGCACCCACGCCCCTGCCGACGGCTCCGGTACGGATACGCAGGCAGAGGGTGCGCTGGTACTGCGCGGGCCGCTGGAGCGGGAGAGCCTCAGCCTCGGCGTCCTCAGGCTCCCCGACGCGGCCAACCGCATGGCCTGGCTGTCCGACCACCTCGAAAAGCTGCCGGGCTCCGGGATCATCTACACCCTGACCGTCGCGGCCGCTGAGGAGGTGACGGCCTTCCTACGGGGCCAGGGGCACACCGTGGCCGCTTACACGGGCCGGTCGGAGAACTCAGAACGGGAGGCGGCAGAGGCGGACCTGCTGGCCAACCGGGTGAAGGCCCTGGTGGCGACGTCGGCACTCGGCATGGGTTTCGACAAGCCCGACCTGGGATTCGTCGTCCATCTCGGCTCCCCCTCCTCCCCCATCGCCTACTACCAGCAGGTGGGCCGGGCAGGCCGCGGCGTCGAGCACGCCGAGGTGCTGCTCCTGCCCGGCCGGGAGGACGAGGCGATCTGGCGCTACTTCGCCTCCCTCGCCTTCCCCGGCGAGGACCAGGTGCGCCGGACCCTGGAAGTGCTGGGCGCCGCGGACCGCCCGCTGTCGCTGCCCGCGCTGGAACCGCAGGTGGAACTGCGCCGGTCGCGCCTCGAGACCATGCTGAAAGTCCTCGACGTGGACGGAGCGGTGCGACGGGTTCGGGGCGGCTGGACCGCCACGGGCCAGGCATGGGAGTACGACGCGGAACGGTATGCCTGGGTCGCGCGCCAGCGTGAGACCGAACAGGAAGCCATGCGGGAGTACGCGGCAACGAAGGAATGCCGCATGGAATTCCTGCGCCGGCAGCTCGACGACGAAGAAGCAGCCGCGTGCGGGCGCTGCGACAACTGCTCGGGCCCACGGTTCACGGCCGACGTCTCCGCGGTCACGCTTGAGGCGGCCCGCGGCGAACTCGCCCGGCCCGGGGTCGAGGTGGAGCCCCGCAAGATGTGGCCGACGGGACTGCCTGCCATCGGTATCGATCTGAAGGGGCGCATCCCGGCCGGCGAACAGGCTGCCACCGGCCGCGCATTGGGACGGCTCTCGGACATCGGTTGGGGCAACCGGCTCCGTCCGCTGTTCACGCAGGGAGCGGAGGACGCTCCAGTGCCCGACGACGTCGTGGCGGCGGCGGTCGATGTCCTAGCCGACTGGGCCAAAGTACCCGGTGGTTGGGGTACGGGCGCCCCGGACGCTCCGTCCCGCCCCGTCGGGGTGGTCACCGTCGACTCCCGCACCCGGCCCCAACTGGTGCGGTCACTGGGCGATCGCATATCGGAGATCGGGCGCATGCCTCTGCTCGGCACGGTCACCTACGCAGAAGGCGCTCCACACGGCGGGCTCGCGCGCAGCAACGGGGCACAGCGGCTCCGTGCCCTGCACGGAGCGTTGACCTTGCCCGAGCCGCTGGCGGCGGCAGTGGCGAAAGCGAACGGTCCGGTGCTGCTGGTGGACGACTTCACGGACACGGGCTGGACCCTCGCGGTGGCGGCACGGCTTCTGCTGCGAGCCGGGGCGCAAGGGGTCCTGCCGCTGGTCCTCGCCGTACAGGGGTGA
- a CDS encoding FadR/GntR family transcriptional regulator, giving the protein MLFTKALKAARSAADKGCVTTLAHSMMTAARSADSGPAGPGELNRYAYAESSGTARTSSNVPAWQGSEADINRPGRRAAGSRGRGLHGQLVQQLGQMIVSGDLGADRPLVPEEIGHRFEVSRTVVRESLRVLEAKGLVSARPNVGTRVRPVSDWNLLDPDIIEWRAFGPQREDQRRELRELRSTIEPLAARLAATAVRDEVRQRLSDMVEIMTHAVAQGDTLTFSRADAEFHGQLLQGAGNRMLEHLSGIVSAALQVSGGTGTGCDVATEASVARHQRVVDALTSGEGGAAESAMRQVLSGRPEAAAPVSQPGGSGSGGSDHVVPPPREH; this is encoded by the coding sequence GTGCTTTTCACCAAAGCCCTCAAGGCGGCCCGTAGCGCCGCCGACAAAGGATGCGTGACTACCCTTGCGCACTCCATGATGACCGCCGCTCGCTCAGCCGACTCGGGGCCGGCCGGCCCGGGCGAACTCAACCGCTACGCCTACGCCGAGTCCTCCGGTACGGCACGCACGTCCAGCAACGTTCCTGCATGGCAAGGCTCCGAGGCCGATATCAACCGCCCGGGGAGGCGTGCGGCCGGCAGCCGGGGCCGGGGACTGCACGGCCAACTCGTCCAGCAGCTCGGCCAGATGATCGTCTCCGGTGACCTCGGGGCAGACCGCCCCCTGGTTCCCGAAGAGATCGGCCACCGTTTCGAGGTCTCCCGCACCGTCGTACGTGAGTCCCTCCGCGTCCTGGAGGCCAAGGGGTTGGTCAGTGCCAGGCCCAATGTGGGTACGCGGGTGCGTCCCGTCAGCGACTGGAATCTGCTCGACCCGGACATCATCGAGTGGCGGGCGTTCGGTCCGCAGCGCGAGGACCAGCGCAGGGAGCTCCGCGAACTGCGCAGCACCATCGAGCCGTTGGCCGCGCGCCTCGCCGCCACCGCTGTACGGGACGAGGTGCGGCAGCGCCTCTCGGACATGGTCGAGATCATGACGCACGCCGTGGCCCAGGGAGACACCCTGACCTTCTCGCGCGCGGACGCCGAGTTCCACGGGCAGCTGCTGCAGGGAGCCGGGAACCGCATGCTCGAACACCTCTCGGGAATCGTCTCCGCCGCTCTCCAGGTGTCCGGCGGTACCGGTACGGGATGTGACGTCGCCACCGAGGCCTCGGTGGCCCGGCACCAGCGGGTCGTGGACGCGCTCACCTCCGGTGAGGGCGGCGCGGCGGAGTCCGCCATGCGGCAGGTGCTCAGCGGTCGCCCCGAGGCGGCTGCCCCCGTCTCCCAGCCCGGCGGGAGCGGCTCCGGCGGCTCCGACCACGTCGTGCCCCCGCCCCGCGAGCACTGA
- a CDS encoding ribonuclease HII, with product MPITPPTHRVERSIRAKTGAKVVAGIDEVGRGAWAGPVTVCAAITGLRRPPEGLTDSKLLTVKRRTELAGVLDEWVTAHALGHSSSEEIDALGMTAALRLAASRALDALPVCPDAVILDGKHDYLGTPWQVRTVIKGDQSCISVAAASVLAKVRRDALMAEIGADHADFAFADNAGYPSPVHKTALQAFGPTPLHRMSWAFMDALPRWQHLKRTRVVPDEDTPAAEQMGFF from the coding sequence ATGCCGATCACACCTCCCACTCACCGCGTCGAGCGGTCGATCCGCGCCAAGACGGGTGCCAAAGTCGTGGCCGGAATCGACGAGGTGGGCAGGGGAGCCTGGGCCGGGCCCGTCACCGTGTGCGCCGCAATCACGGGGCTGCGGCGACCGCCGGAAGGACTCACCGACTCCAAGCTGCTCACGGTGAAGCGGCGCACGGAACTCGCCGGCGTCCTCGACGAATGGGTCACGGCTCATGCCCTCGGCCATTCCTCCTCCGAGGAGATCGATGCTCTGGGCATGACGGCAGCACTCCGGCTCGCCGCCTCGCGCGCACTCGATGCCCTGCCCGTCTGCCCTGACGCAGTGATCCTCGACGGCAAGCACGACTATCTCGGCACTCCCTGGCAGGTGCGTACCGTCATCAAGGGAGACCAGTCGTGCATCTCCGTGGCCGCTGCTTCCGTTCTGGCCAAGGTGCGCAGGGATGCCCTCATGGCCGAAATCGGAGCGGATCACGCCGACTTCGCCTTCGCGGACAACGCCGGCTACCCCTCTCCGGTGCACAAGACGGCTCTGCAGGCGTTCGGTCCCACTCCGCTTCACCGGATGTCGTGGGCGTTCATGGATGCCCTGCCACGGTGGCAGCACCTGAAGCGCACGCGCGTCGTCCCGGACGAAGACACCCCGGCCGCCGAGCAGATGGGCTTCTTCTGA
- a CDS encoding glycogen debranching N-terminal domain-containing protein produces the protein MSQPASPQSHTPGPHAPGAAPPARAAGPGGNPARGRIPPAPPPGSAEHQSAHAALVCVAAPHLVVSAEHGQLNGEGMEGFYYAGRRVISRCRVLLGGKEPLPLQGRMIGARQARFTATAPTVVGTGPDPEIVVDRLRSANGTERVTVRNTGGRPVRLPFEMHLGTDLAEIAAIAVGRAGDELPASVHGSGLSWSAGTLRATVTVEPQPDTSWARLGLLRWDWELAPGSERTVLLRTDLARLASGPDDPQKGGVRRKSGGKGKARKGAPRPTSVVAPRRSRPPKLWRGAHASADDRRVAAFFRAGLDDANALLLSDPAAPSDLHLAAGAPWRCALAPAESLRAARLLLPLGTRLAAGTLRTLARSQLTESGPDQGRLPGSLRHAGPYAPPSCSGAEATLLFPAVLAEARLWGLPECDIEQLLPAAERCLTWMIGAAGEGVLVPDPAPDGPYRCEVQASAHRAALLGAELLDACGGDRGAELRDWAAELGRRFREEFWREEDSGTELVMVRTQDGAALTHPSAAAAELLDTGLAGGGCHASGLLTPEQTAQLCRNLRSPALDSEWGLRSLGRGDPRHNPFGHRGGAVRVQESVAAVAGFAAAGHGREAGCLLRGVLDAATSFGLRLPEMYAAEQRSDGGVPLPHPAACRPAAVAAAGAVHLIITLAGVRPDVPAGTVSVRPLVGAPLGAVRIAGLRIAGQPFSVRVSGSGEAEVEEVADDLRIAVG, from the coding sequence ATGTCGCAGCCGGCTTCGCCGCAGTCGCACACCCCCGGTCCCCACGCGCCGGGAGCAGCCCCGCCCGCCCGCGCTGCGGGGCCGGGAGGAAATCCGGCCCGTGGGCGAATCCCCCCGGCTCCTCCGCCCGGTTCGGCGGAACACCAGTCGGCCCACGCCGCGCTGGTCTGTGTCGCCGCACCGCATCTCGTGGTCTCCGCCGAGCACGGCCAGCTGAACGGCGAGGGCATGGAGGGCTTCTACTACGCGGGCAGACGAGTGATCTCCCGATGCCGCGTCCTCCTTGGCGGCAAGGAACCACTGCCGCTCCAGGGGCGCATGATCGGCGCCAGGCAGGCCCGGTTCACAGCGACGGCGCCGACCGTGGTCGGGACGGGACCAGACCCCGAGATCGTTGTCGACAGGCTGCGGTCGGCCAATGGCACCGAGCGCGTCACCGTACGCAACACGGGTGGCCGCCCCGTGAGGCTTCCCTTCGAGATGCACCTCGGGACGGACCTCGCCGAAATCGCCGCCATCGCCGTGGGGCGCGCGGGTGATGAGCTTCCCGCCTCCGTTCACGGTTCGGGCCTGTCCTGGTCGGCCGGGACCCTCCGAGCCACCGTGACCGTGGAGCCGCAACCCGACACCAGCTGGGCTCGCCTTGGACTGCTCAGGTGGGACTGGGAGTTGGCACCCGGCTCAGAGCGCACCGTCCTGCTCAGGACCGATCTGGCACGCCTGGCTTCCGGGCCGGACGATCCCCAGAAGGGCGGAGTCAGAAGGAAGAGCGGGGGCAAGGGAAAGGCCAGGAAGGGAGCCCCGAGGCCGACCTCCGTCGTCGCTCCTCGGCGTTCCAGACCGCCGAAACTCTGGCGGGGCGCGCACGCGAGCGCTGACGACAGGAGGGTCGCGGCCTTCTTCCGGGCCGGTCTCGATGACGCCAACGCATTGCTGCTGAGCGATCCGGCAGCCCCGTCCGACCTGCATCTCGCCGCGGGAGCGCCGTGGCGGTGCGCTCTCGCACCGGCCGAGTCCCTGCGTGCGGCCCGGCTGCTGCTGCCACTCGGCACGCGCCTGGCGGCAGGCACCCTGCGCACCCTCGCCCGGAGTCAGCTCACGGAATCGGGCCCCGACCAGGGCAGACTCCCCGGCTCTCTGCGCCATGCCGGACCGTACGCCCCGCCGAGCTGCAGCGGCGCGGAAGCCACCCTCCTCTTCCCCGCAGTCCTCGCCGAAGCACGCCTGTGGGGGCTGCCCGAATGCGACATCGAGCAACTCCTGCCTGCCGCCGAGCGCTGCCTCACCTGGATGATCGGTGCCGCCGGAGAGGGAGTTCTCGTCCCCGACCCGGCACCGGACGGTCCGTACCGGTGTGAAGTACAGGCGAGCGCGCACCGCGCGGCCCTGCTCGGCGCCGAGTTGCTCGACGCCTGCGGTGGTGACAGGGGAGCGGAGCTGCGGGACTGGGCGGCGGAGCTGGGCCGCCGCTTCCGAGAGGAGTTCTGGCGGGAAGAGGACAGCGGGACAGAACTCGTGATGGTCAGGACCCAGGACGGGGCTGCCCTGACCCATCCCAGCGCCGCGGCAGCGGAGTTGCTCGACACGGGGCTGGCGGGAGGGGGATGTCACGCCAGCGGATTGCTGACCCCGGAACAGACCGCGCAGCTCTGCCGCAATCTGCGGAGCCCGGCCCTCGACTCCGAATGGGGTCTGCGCAGCCTCGGCCGGGGCGATCCCCGGCACAACCCGTTCGGTCACCGCGGTGGCGCCGTGCGTGTCCAGGAGTCCGTCGCCGCGGTCGCGGGGTTCGCCGCCGCGGGCCACGGGCGGGAGGCCGGATGCCTGCTGAGGGGCGTGCTCGACGCGGCAACATCGTTCGGCCTCCGGCTACCGGAGATGTACGCGGCCGAGCAGCGGTCCGACGGCGGGGTTCCGCTGCCGCATCCGGCGGCATGCCGTCCCGCGGCGGTGGCGGCGGCCGGGGCCGTGCATCTGATCATCACTCTCGCCGGAGTACGCCCGGACGTCCCGGCGGGCACGGTTTCGGTGCGCCCGCTGGTGGGTGCACCGCTCGGGGCTGTGCGAATCGCAGGACTGCGCATCGCGGGCCAGCCGTTCTCGGTCCGGGTGAGCGGCTCGGGCGAGGCAGAGGTGGAGGAGGTGGCGGACGATCTCCGAATCGCCGTCGGCTGA